One window of the Pieris brassicae chromosome 4, ilPieBrab1.1, whole genome shotgun sequence genome contains the following:
- the LOC123708821 gene encoding lysosomal thioesterase PPT2 homolog: MMSFQHLVAFWMLFYCSYAYKPVVLIHGIMTGSGSMEIISRRIQEKHPGTKVYNVNRFESWSSLETMWHQVLEIGQDVANISSHYPEGINLIGYSQGGLVARGIVQTFPNVSVSTFISLSSPQGGQYGAGFLHVVFPGLVKESAYELFYSRVGQHTSVGNYWKDPYHQTLYEEYSVYLPYINNHILSAKSNDFKNNLLNLKRLVLIGGPDDQVITPWQSSQFGYYGMNETVIEMREQDIYMSDRIGLRALDESGRLHIVTVPGINHFDWHMNVSIVDDYLLPYLD, from the exons ATGATGAGTTTTCAGCATCTTGTTGCGTTTTGGATGCTTTTTTATTGCAGCTATGCATATAAACCAGTGGTTTTAATTCATGGAATTATGACGGGAAGTGGAAGTATGGAAATAATTTCTAGGAGAATTCAAGAG AAACATCCTGGGACTAAAGTCTACAATGTTAATAGATTTGAGAGTTGGTCAAGTTTGGAAACCATGTGGCACCAAGTGTTGGAAATTGGTCAAGATGTAGCAAATATATCTAGTCATTATCCTGAAGGAATTAATCTAATTg GGTACTCCCAAGGAGGTCTTGTTGCTCGGGGTATTGTGCAAACATTTCCAAATGTCTCTGTGAGCACATTTATATCTCTCAGCTCCCCCCAAGGTGGACAGTATGGAG ctGGGTTCCTTCACGTCGTATTTCCTGGTTTAGTTAAGGAGTCGGCTTATGAATTATTCTACTCGAGAGTTGGTCAACACACATCTGTTGGGAACTACTGGAAAGACCCCTACCACCAAACATTGTATGAGGAATATAGTGTCTATTTGccatatattaataatcatatctt GTCTGCAAAatcaaatgattttaaaaacaatctgTTGAATTTGAAGCGGCTAGTTTTAATTGGTGGACCAGATGATCAAGTTATTACTCCTTGGCAGAGCag TCAATTCGGTTACTATGGAATGAACGAGACAGTGATAGAAATGCGTGAGCAGGACATCTATATGTCAGACCGCATTGGCTTGCGTGCGCTCGACGAGAGCGGACGTCTTCATATCGTCACGGTGCCTGGTATTAATCATTTCGATTGGCACATGAATGTAAGCATTGTAGACGATTATTTGTTACCGTATTTAGATTAA